The following are encoded in a window of Geobacter metallireducens GS-15 genomic DNA:
- the glnA gene encoding type I glutamate--ammonia ligase has translation MTPQEVVSFAKENGALMVDFKFMDFVGTWQHISVPITEFSEDTFEEGQGFDGSSIRGWQPIHASDMILLPDPDTAKMDPFVAVPTLSLICNVFDPITKEDYTRDPRNIARKAEAYLKSTGIGEIAFFGPEAEFFIFDEVRYDSSSNQSFYMVDSVEGAWNSGREEFPNLGYKPRHKEGYFPLSPTDSQNDLRNEMVMELQKVGIRVECQHHEVATGGQAEIDMRFSSLVDMADQLQWFKYVIKNVAYRNSKTVTFMPKPLYGDNGSGMHCHQSIWKNGQNLFAGDKYGGLSQMALWYIGGIIKHAKALCAITNPTTNSYKRLVPGFEAPVNMAYSSRNRSASIRIPMLSTNPKAKRIEYRTPDPSCNGYLAFAAMLMAGLDGIENKIDPGQPLDKDIYGLSPEELKDIPSAPGTLEDALNALRDDHEFLLKGDVFTPDVIEKWIEYKMEAEVNPVRMRPVPLEFALYYDI, from the coding sequence ATGACACCGCAAGAAGTAGTAAGCTTCGCCAAGGAAAACGGCGCGCTGATGGTTGATTTCAAGTTCATGGATTTCGTGGGGACATGGCAGCACATTTCCGTACCCATCACGGAGTTCAGCGAAGATACCTTCGAAGAGGGGCAGGGGTTTGACGGCTCTTCCATCCGTGGCTGGCAGCCGATCCACGCCTCCGACATGATCCTTCTCCCCGATCCCGACACGGCCAAGATGGACCCCTTCGTGGCGGTGCCGACCCTGTCGCTGATCTGCAATGTCTTCGATCCGATCACCAAGGAAGACTACACCCGCGATCCCCGGAACATCGCCCGCAAGGCCGAGGCCTACCTCAAGTCCACCGGCATCGGCGAAATCGCCTTCTTCGGTCCGGAAGCCGAGTTCTTCATCTTCGACGAGGTCCGTTACGATTCCAGCTCCAATCAGTCCTTCTACATGGTCGATTCCGTGGAAGGTGCCTGGAACTCCGGCCGTGAAGAGTTCCCGAACCTGGGCTACAAGCCGCGCCACAAGGAAGGGTACTTCCCCCTCTCCCCCACCGACTCCCAGAACGATCTCCGCAACGAGATGGTGATGGAGCTCCAGAAGGTCGGCATCCGGGTCGAGTGCCAGCACCACGAGGTTGCCACTGGCGGCCAGGCCGAGATCGACATGCGTTTCTCTTCCCTGGTGGACATGGCTGACCAGCTCCAGTGGTTCAAGTATGTCATCAAGAACGTTGCCTACAGAAACAGCAAGACCGTAACCTTCATGCCGAAGCCCCTGTACGGCGACAACGGTTCCGGCATGCACTGCCACCAGTCCATCTGGAAGAACGGCCAGAACCTCTTCGCCGGCGACAAGTACGGCGGGCTCTCCCAGATGGCCCTCTGGTACATCGGCGGCATCATCAAGCACGCCAAGGCCCTCTGTGCCATCACCAACCCGACCACCAACTCCTACAAGCGTCTGGTGCCGGGCTTCGAGGCCCCGGTTAACATGGCATACTCCAGCCGTAACCGCTCGGCATCCATCCGGATCCCGATGCTCTCCACCAACCCGAAGGCCAAGCGGATCGAATACCGGACCCCTGACCCCTCCTGCAACGGCTACCTCGCCTTCGCCGCCATGCTCATGGCCGGCCTCGACGGCATCGAGAACAAGATTGATCCGGGGCAGCCTCTCGATAAGGATATCTACGGACTTTCCCCCGAAGAGCTCAAGGACATTCCGTCCGCTCCCGGGACCCTTGAAGACGCCCTCAACGCCCTCAGGGACGACCACGAGTTTCTTCTCAAGGGTGACGTCTTCACCCCCGACGTCATCGAGAAGTGGATCGAGTACAAGATGGAGGCCGAAGTCAACCCGGTCCGGATGCGTCCGGTTCCCCTTGAGTTCGCCCTCTACTACGACATCTAG